ACATGGAGTTTGAACGAGCTGCTGAAATTCGAGACCAGCTTCACTATATTGAAGTGACAGTTGAAAAACAAAAGATTATTTCAAATGATAAAACCCCTCGTGATTTATTTAATTTCTATATGGATAAAGGGTGGCTTTCTATTCAAATTTTCTTTATTCGGCAGGCGCGGTTGATGAAACGAGAAAAACGTCTATTTCCAATCGTGGATACGGCAGTTGAAGAAATGACTAGCTTTATTCTCCAGTTTTATAATCGTCGCAATAATATTTTGCCTCGTGAAATTCTTCTTCCTAAGGGCCTTCCCAATAAAGAAATAAGTGAAATATTAGGGGTACCAGTTCGGACACCGGTTCGTGGTGAAAAACGGGACCTCTTAGCAATGGCACATGAAAATGCTCAGTTGTCTTTAGATGAAAAATTTCGACTGCTTGAGATGGACCAAAGTAAGACTACCGGTGCGATGAAAGAGATTACGGATGCCCTTGGACTTCCAGAAGGTCACCGGATTGAAGCGTTTGATCATTCTCATATTCAGGGGGCTGATCCTGTTAGTGCAATGGTTGTATTTGTTAATGGAGAACCAGCTAAAAATTTTTACCGGAAGTATAAATTGAAAACGGTGATTAATCATGCTGACGAAGCTGCCAGTACCCGTGAAGTTATTCGACGGAGGTATTCGCGTCTCTTAAAAGAGAATAAGCCAATGCCGGATATGATCTTTATGGATGGTGGCGAAATTCAGATGGATGCGGCTAAAGATGTTTTAGAGAATGAACTTGGTCTCGATATTCCGGTAGTAGGGATGGTAAAGAATGATAAACACCAAACCGCTGACTTATTGTTCGGGGATGATGATCACCATATTAATTTGAATCCACGGAGCCAAGGCTTTTACTTAGTTCAACGCATTCAAGATGAGGTTCACCGGTTTGCAATTACTTTCCACCGGCGCGTTCATACCAAGCATTCGTTAAGCTCGCGTTTGGATGAAATTAAGGGAGTGGGACCCCGAACTCGAACAAAATTGCTTAAAAAATATGGATCAATTACCAAAATTGCTCAAGCCTCAGTTGATGAAATCCATTCACTAGGAATTAATCGACCTACCGCCCAGTTAATCAAGGTTTCATTGCAGAAAAATGCTGAGGTTGCTAAGGGTAGTAGTCATGATTGAATGAATATGTTTGTTGATCAAATAAAAATTGAAGTACATGCAGGTAAGGGTGGCGATGGAATGGTAGCATTTCGTCGTGAAAAGTATGTTCCTAACGGTGGCCCCGCTGGTGGTGATGGTGGCCGTGGTGGTAGCATCATTTTAAAAGTTGATGAAGGATTACGGACTTTAATGGATTTCCGTTATCATCGAATTTTTAAAGCTAAAAACGGTGGTAATGGAATGAGTAAACAGATGACTGGTCCAAGTGCAGAAGATACAATTATTGCTGTTCCCCAAGGTACTACCGTTAGGGACCTTGATACCGGCGAGATTATTGGTGATCTTGTTGAAAAAGACCAAGAATTAGTAGTGGCTAAAGGTGGCCGTGGTGGTCGCGGCAACATTCACTTTGCTAGTGCTAAAAACCCTGCTCCTGAAATTGCTGAAAATGGTGAACCAGGAGAAGACCATTACTTAGAATTAGAATTAAAGATGCTTGCTGATGTCGGATTAATTGGGTTCCCTTCTGTTGGAAAGTCAACTTTATTATCAGTAGTAACCGGTGCTAAGCCTAAAATTGCTGCATATGAATTTACGACATTAACTCCTAATCTCGGAATGGTAATGCTACCAGATGGCCGTGATTTTGCGATGGCTGACATGCCTGGTTTAATTGAAGGAGCATCGAAGGGTATCGGTCTTGGATTGAAGTTCTTACGGCACATTGAACGTACCCGCGTTCTTCTTCACCTAGTGGATATGAGTAGTGAAGATCCTCATCAAGCAATTGAACGTTACCGGCAAATTAATAAGGAACTTGCTAATTACGATCCTGAATTATTAAAGCGACCACAAATTGTAGTTGCGACAAAGATGGATTTGCCAAATTCTGCCGATAACTTAGCTGCTTTTAAAGCTGATTTGGCAGCAGATAAGACTTTAGAAAAGCAGCCAGAGATTTTCCCTATTTCAGCGGTTACTCATCAAGGTGTCCAACAATTAATGCAATTAACGGCTGATCTCTTAGATAAGACACCCGCATTTGATAGTGAGAGTCATGATAAAGAATTGGTCGCTGAATATCGTGCTGCTGCTCTTGACAAGAAGGATGAGACGGACTTTACCATTACCAAGGATGAAGACGGCACCTGGGTATTGGGCGGTGAAAAACTTATTCGGTTATTTAAGATGACTGATTTAACTCATGAAGAAAGTCAATTACGCTTTGCTCGTCAACTTCGCCATATGGGGGTTGATGACGCGTTAAGAGCTAAAGGTGTACAAGATGGTGATCTTGTAAGAATTGAAAAATTTGTTTTTGAATTTATTCAATAAATGCAACTTGAATTTTTAGGAACAGGCGCTGGTTCCCCAAGTAAGCAACGTAATGTAGCAAGTGTTGCATTGCGGTTGTTAGAAGAACGAAACGCAATTTGGTTATTTGATGTTGGAGAAGCTACTCAACATCAAATTCTCAATACGACAATTAGGCCACGAAAGATAGAAAAAATCTTTATTACTCACTTGCATGGTGATCATATCTTTGGTTTACCTGGTTTACTAAGTTCCCGCTCTTTTCAAGGAGGAACCGAACCATTGACGATCTATGGACCAATAGGAATAAAGCGGTATGTTCAGACTTCTTTGCAAGTAAGTGAGTCACGCCTCAGTTATCCTTTGCATTTTGTTGAAATAACAGATGACGGGGAACTATTTAATGATCATGGTTTTAGAGTGATTGCACGAAAGTTGGATCACAAAATTGCTTGTTTTGGATACCGGATTGAAGAAGCGGATCA
The genomic region above belongs to Limosilactobacillus reuteri and contains:
- the obgE gene encoding GTPase ObgE; amino-acid sequence: MNMFVDQIKIEVHAGKGGDGMVAFRREKYVPNGGPAGGDGGRGGSIILKVDEGLRTLMDFRYHRIFKAKNGGNGMSKQMTGPSAEDTIIAVPQGTTVRDLDTGEIIGDLVEKDQELVVAKGGRGGRGNIHFASAKNPAPEIAENGEPGEDHYLELELKMLADVGLIGFPSVGKSTLLSVVTGAKPKIAAYEFTTLTPNLGMVMLPDGRDFAMADMPGLIEGASKGIGLGLKFLRHIERTRVLLHLVDMSSEDPHQAIERYRQINKELANYDPELLKRPQIVVATKMDLPNSADNLAAFKADLAADKTLEKQPEIFPISAVTHQGVQQLMQLTADLLDKTPAFDSESHDKELVAEYRAAALDKKDETDFTITKDEDGTWVLGGEKLIRLFKMTDLTHEESQLRFARQLRHMGVDDALRAKGVQDGDLVRIEKFVFEFIQ
- the rnz gene encoding ribonuclease Z is translated as MQLEFLGTGAGSPSKQRNVASVALRLLEERNAIWLFDVGEATQHQILNTTIRPRKIEKIFITHLHGDHIFGLPGLLSSRSFQGGTEPLTIYGPIGIKRYVQTSLQVSESRLSYPLHFVEITDDGELFNDHGFRVIARKLDHKIACFGYRIEEADHPGELQVEKLREQKVPSGPIYGQLKAGKTVTLPDGRVLDGHDFIGTPQPGRIIAILGDTRQTKNAILLAQNADVLVHESTFAKDETKMAYNYYHSTSKQAAEIAKKAGVKKLLLNHISARYTGKAAYQLAYQVRNIIPDTRVVNDFDVIDIPFKK
- the uvrC gene encoding excinuclease ABC subunit UvrC, coding for MASEHLEHKLALLPDKPGCYLMKNINDQIIYVGKAKNLKNRVRSYFKSSHTGKVAKMVSEVADFETIVTSTNKESFLLEITLIQKHQPYFNIKLKKGTGYPYIKITNERDPQIKIVSKIKKDGGYYFGPYPNVYAAEETMHFIQRVYPLRRCNGYQGRPCLYYHMGQCLGACFKDVPKSEYEEQIKKIKSFLSGNTATVKRQLTKKMQLAAENMEFERAAEIRDQLHYIEVTVEKQKIISNDKTPRDLFNFYMDKGWLSIQIFFIRQARLMKREKRLFPIVDTAVEEMTSFILQFYNRRNNILPREILLPKGLPNKEISEILGVPVRTPVRGEKRDLLAMAHENAQLSLDEKFRLLEMDQSKTTGAMKEITDALGLPEGHRIEAFDHSHIQGADPVSAMVVFVNGEPAKNFYRKYKLKTVINHADEAASTREVIRRRYSRLLKENKPMPDMIFMDGGEIQMDAAKDVLENELGLDIPVVGMVKNDKHQTADLLFGDDDHHINLNPRSQGFYLVQRIQDEVHRFAITFHRRVHTKHSLSSRLDEIKGVGPRTRTKLLKKYGSITKIAQASVDEIHSLGINRPTAQLIKVSLQKNAEVAKGSSHD